A genome region from Tursiops truncatus isolate mTurTru1 chromosome 15, mTurTru1.mat.Y, whole genome shotgun sequence includes the following:
- the GET4 gene encoding Golgi to ER traffic protein 4 homolog isoform X2, protein MAQSKHAEARELMCSGALLFFSHGQQNSAADLSMLVLESLEKAEVEVVEELLESLAKLFSLMDPNSPERVAFVSRALKWSSGGSGKLGHPRLHQLLARTLWKEQNYCESRYHFLHSSDGEGCANMLVEYSTARGFRSEVDMFVAQAVLQFLCLKNKSSASVVFTTYTRKHPSIESGPPFVQPLLNFLWFLLLAVDGGKLTVFTVLCEQYQPSLRRDPMYNERPPRPRLCLFQYLDRIGQLFFGVPPKQTSSYGGLLGNLLSSLMGSSEQEGEDSQDDSSPIELD, encoded by the exons ATGGCCCAGAGCAAGCACGCCGAGGCCCGCGAGCTCATGTGCTCAGGAGCTCTGCTGTTCTTCAGCCACGGCCAG CAAAACAGTGCAGCTGATTTGTCCATGCTGGTCCTGGAGTCGCTGGAGAAGGCGGAGGTCGAGGTGGTCGAGGAGCTGCTGG AAAGTCTGGCCAAGCTGTTCAGCCTGATGGATCCCAACTCCCCAGAGCGAGTGGCATTTGTGTCTCGAGCCCTGAAGTGGTCCAGTGGGGGGTCCGGGAAGCTGGGCCACCCCCGGCTCCACCAGCTGCTGGCCCGCACCCTGTGGAAAG AACAGAACTACTGCGAGTCCCGGTACCACTTCCTGCACTCCAGCGACGGGGAGGGCTGTGCCAACATGCTGGTGGAGTACTCCACGGCCCGGGGCTTCCGCAGCGAGGTGGACATGTTCGTGGCCCAGGCTGTCCTCCA gtttctctgtttaaaaaacaaGAGCAGCGCGTCAGTGGTGTTCACGACGTACACACGGAAACACCCGTCCATCGAGAGCGGCCCTCCCTTCGTGCAGCCCCTGCTCAACTTCCTCTGGTTTCTGCTGCTGGCCGTCGATGG GGGGAAGCTGACGGTGTTCACGGTGCTGTGTGAACAGTACCAGCCATCCCTCCGGCGGGACCCCATGTACAACGAG CGCCCTCCGCGGCCACGCCTGTGCCTCTTCCAGTACCTCGACAGGATAGGACAGCTCTTCTTCGGCGTGCCACCCAAGCAGACGTCTTCCTACGGAGGCTTGCTAG
- the GET4 gene encoding Golgi to ER traffic protein 4 homolog isoform X1, translated as MAAAAMAEQESARNGARNRGGVQRVEGKLRASVEKGDYYEAHQMYRTLFFRYMAQSKHAEARELMCSGALLFFSHGQQNSAADLSMLVLESLEKAEVEVVEELLESLAKLFSLMDPNSPERVAFVSRALKWSSGGSGKLGHPRLHQLLARTLWKEQNYCESRYHFLHSSDGEGCANMLVEYSTARGFRSEVDMFVAQAVLQFLCLKNKSSASVVFTTYTRKHPSIESGPPFVQPLLNFLWFLLLAVDGGKLTVFTVLCEQYQPSLRRDPMYNEYLDRIGQLFFGVPPKQTSSYGGLLGNLLSSLMGSSEQEGEDSQDDSSPIELD; from the exons ATGGCGGCGGCGGCGATGGCCGAGCAGGAGAGCGCCCGGAACGGCGCCCGCAACCGCGGCGGCGTCCAGCGCGTGGAGGGCAAGCTGCGGGCCAGCGTCGAGAAGGGCGACTATTATGAGGCGCACCAGATGTACCGGACCCTCTTCTTCAG GTACATGGCCCAGAGCAAGCACGCCGAGGCCCGCGAGCTCATGTGCTCAGGAGCTCTGCTGTTCTTCAGCCACGGCCAG CAAAACAGTGCAGCTGATTTGTCCATGCTGGTCCTGGAGTCGCTGGAGAAGGCGGAGGTCGAGGTGGTCGAGGAGCTGCTGG AAAGTCTGGCCAAGCTGTTCAGCCTGATGGATCCCAACTCCCCAGAGCGAGTGGCATTTGTGTCTCGAGCCCTGAAGTGGTCCAGTGGGGGGTCCGGGAAGCTGGGCCACCCCCGGCTCCACCAGCTGCTGGCCCGCACCCTGTGGAAAG AACAGAACTACTGCGAGTCCCGGTACCACTTCCTGCACTCCAGCGACGGGGAGGGCTGTGCCAACATGCTGGTGGAGTACTCCACGGCCCGGGGCTTCCGCAGCGAGGTGGACATGTTCGTGGCCCAGGCTGTCCTCCA gtttctctgtttaaaaaacaaGAGCAGCGCGTCAGTGGTGTTCACGACGTACACACGGAAACACCCGTCCATCGAGAGCGGCCCTCCCTTCGTGCAGCCCCTGCTCAACTTCCTCTGGTTTCTGCTGCTGGCCGTCGATGG GGGGAAGCTGACGGTGTTCACGGTGCTGTGTGAACAGTACCAGCCATCCCTCCGGCGGGACCCCATGTACAACGAG TACCTCGACAGGATAGGACAGCTCTTCTTCGGCGTGCCACCCAAGCAGACGTCTTCCTACGGAGGCTTGCTAG